In the genome of Flaviflexus ciconiae, one region contains:
- a CDS encoding zinc-dependent alcohol dehydrogenase yields the protein MRAYMFYGPGDLRLEDVEPGVPGPGEIAVEVKAAATCGTDLKSYRRGHPTLFPTLPARFGHEFAGIVTEVGDGVTDFKVGDRVVAANTAPCGHCWACTIGRESLCDNLEYLNGAFAEQIVIPKAIVERNTYHIPDTLSFEAAAPLEPLSTVVHGIYESGIKLGDTVTVNGAGPIGQMFIKLAQLRGASVIAADRSASRLAQAAEAGARTVDLTGLEGPEECAAQINELTPGGRGADVAVEAVGLPQVWEQTVHCLRPGGTAVLFGGTPKNAPFSVNSSDMHYKEYTLKGVYHHQPRYVKVAVELLSTGKFDGMSLCTEVRPLEALVESLEDMSQGNGSKYILRP from the coding sequence ATGCGCGCGTATATGTTCTATGGTCCGGGCGATCTTCGCCTGGAAGACGTCGAGCCGGGTGTCCCCGGCCCCGGAGAGATAGCCGTTGAGGTCAAGGCCGCAGCAACCTGCGGAACCGACCTCAAGTCGTATCGGCGCGGGCATCCCACGCTGTTTCCGACCCTCCCAGCAAGGTTTGGTCACGAGTTCGCTGGCATTGTTACGGAGGTGGGTGACGGGGTAACTGACTTCAAGGTCGGGGACCGCGTCGTCGCCGCCAACACTGCACCATGCGGGCACTGCTGGGCCTGCACCATCGGGCGCGAATCGCTGTGCGATAACCTCGAGTACCTCAACGGGGCATTCGCGGAGCAGATTGTCATCCCGAAGGCAATCGTGGAAAGGAATACGTACCATATTCCAGACACGCTCTCCTTCGAAGCGGCAGCCCCGCTCGAGCCCCTGTCGACAGTGGTCCACGGAATCTACGAGTCCGGCATCAAGCTTGGCGATACGGTGACCGTGAACGGTGCCGGTCCGATTGGCCAGATGTTCATCAAGCTTGCGCAACTGCGCGGGGCCAGTGTCATCGCCGCCGACCGTTCCGCATCCCGCCTTGCGCAGGCCGCGGAAGCCGGTGCACGTACCGTCGACCTGACGGGACTCGAGGGCCCCGAGGAGTGTGCGGCACAGATTAACGAGCTCACCCCGGGCGGACGCGGCGCCGATGTTGCCGTGGAGGCTGTGGGACTGCCCCAGGTATGGGAGCAGACAGTTCACTGCCTCCGCCCCGGCGGAACTGCGGTGCTGTTTGGTGGAACCCCGAAGAACGCCCCGTTCTCGGTGAACTCCTCCGACATGCACTACAAGGAGTACACGCTTAAGGGCGTGTACCACCATCAGCCCAGGTACGTGAAGGTAGCTGTCGAACTGCTCTCAACCGGCAAGTTTGATGGCATGAGCCTCTGCACCGAGGTCAGGCCCTTGGAGGCTCTTGTTGAGTCTCTTGAGGACATGTCTCAGGGCAACGGATCGAAGTACATCCTGCGCCCCTAG
- a CDS encoding NAD(P)H-dependent glycerol-3-phosphate dehydrogenase, protein MPSIVILGAGAMGSGLANALVRAGWEVNLWGTWLDDHLIDAIEAGSPHPRIDVVISGKVTTFRSDDLAKAMDGVDVVALSVASAGVPKVVELALPGISKAQALWMTTKGFLPAEDGTIQLLPAGVRAIAEEAGVELPPIVAIAGPVKANECAADEPTATIFGCKDKDVAVKYAREARSDNYAIEPSDDEVGVEVCAPMKNVYAIMLGIADGLQDKTGHPHHNLKAATFAQAVREMSILSVALGAKEATAYGLPGVGDLEVTGLSGRNKVYGSRIGRGEGAKTALETMKELEQTVEGVPAIPLAVNLVEQTDASLKERMPLLFAAQQIVYEDDPNYADVLAQAVLPPRP, encoded by the coding sequence ATGCCATCAATTGTCATTCTTGGTGCCGGAGCCATGGGCTCTGGCCTCGCAAATGCTCTCGTCCGCGCAGGCTGGGAGGTGAACCTTTGGGGTACCTGGCTGGACGATCACCTGATCGATGCCATCGAGGCAGGCTCACCGCACCCTCGCATCGACGTTGTCATCTCCGGCAAGGTCACGACCTTCCGTTCCGATGACCTGGCGAAGGCCATGGACGGCGTCGATGTTGTAGCACTCTCGGTTGCCTCCGCCGGTGTCCCAAAGGTTGTTGAACTTGCACTCCCCGGTATCTCCAAGGCCCAGGCCCTGTGGATGACCACGAAGGGCTTCCTTCCTGCGGAAGACGGCACCATTCAGCTCCTGCCCGCCGGTGTTCGCGCCATCGCAGAAGAGGCCGGCGTCGAACTTCCCCCGATCGTCGCAATCGCGGGCCCGGTCAAGGCGAACGAGTGCGCTGCCGACGAGCCGACCGCAACGATCTTCGGATGCAAGGACAAGGACGTAGCGGTGAAGTACGCCCGCGAGGCACGCTCCGATAACTACGCCATCGAACCCTCGGATGACGAGGTAGGCGTGGAAGTCTGCGCCCCGATGAAGAACGTCTACGCCATCATGCTCGGCATCGCCGACGGCCTCCAGGACAAGACCGGACATCCCCACCACAACCTCAAGGCAGCCACGTTCGCCCAGGCTGTGCGCGAGATGTCGATCCTTTCGGTTGCCCTCGGCGCCAAGGAAGCCACGGCCTACGGCCTGCCCGGCGTTGGTGACCTCGAAGTCACCGGCCTGTCCGGCCGCAACAAGGTCTACGGCTCGAGGATCGGACGCGGTGAGGGAGCCAAGACTGCTCTCGAAACGATGAAGGAGCTTGAGCAGACCGTTGAGGGCGTTCCGGCTATCCCGCTCGCCGTCAACCTCGTTGAGCAGACCGACGCTTCCCTTAAGGAGCGCATGCCGCTGCTGTTCGCGGCTCAGCAGATCGTCTACGAAGACGATCCCAACTACGCAGATGTTTTGGCGCAGGCGGTTCTGCCGCCCCGTCCCTAA
- a CDS encoding xylulokinase — MNKINAADGPLVIAVDSSTTSSKAIIVDALGNVLALGKREIPLRTPQQGFGEHNPAHWWTSTNAAIAEAISRLKMEDRGRIEAIGMTHQRETFAPFTEDGTPLRNGILWLDIRAADQIKKYGTPEIHKLSGKPADVTPAIYKMAWVKEHEPEIWSKADKIVDVHAYLVYCLTGKWSDSVAAADSLGLFDIEKLDYDESLMEIAGVDRGQMADLYQPGEVLGYVKKEVRDAWNISKEIPVIAGLGDGQAAGIGAAAVDPEVAYLNMGTAVNAGVTSLDYQYGQVFRTLAGGVPNTYVLEILQSSGAFLTTWFRRVFGNPALQGGPDPELEALAAARTPGSGGLVTLPYWNAVQSPYWEPIARGGIVGWRGTHGPGSMYRSLLEAISMEMARSLRGMEEATGVKLQTVRAMGGGVRSKLWRQIMTDAIGLPITACKEDEISALGAGVVAMASTGVFGDTEIATAAKNMAQFTDSTEPNEENHKIYQELGAIQGRLYSDLKETNDQLHEFARRYPDAEVSNEDD; from the coding sequence ATGAACAAGATCAATGCGGCTGATGGTCCGCTCGTTATTGCGGTTGACTCGTCGACGACCTCGTCGAAGGCGATCATTGTCGATGCTCTGGGCAATGTGCTTGCGCTCGGCAAGCGGGAGATCCCGCTCCGCACCCCGCAGCAGGGCTTTGGAGAACACAACCCCGCACACTGGTGGACCTCGACGAACGCCGCAATTGCTGAGGCAATCTCGCGGCTGAAGATGGAGGACCGGGGTCGCATCGAAGCTATCGGTATGACGCACCAGCGCGAGACCTTCGCTCCGTTCACGGAGGATGGCACCCCGCTGCGCAACGGTATTCTCTGGCTCGACATTCGCGCCGCGGATCAGATCAAGAAGTACGGCACCCCCGAGATTCACAAGCTGTCGGGCAAGCCCGCTGACGTGACCCCGGCCATTTACAAGATGGCATGGGTGAAGGAACACGAGCCGGAGATCTGGTCCAAGGCCGACAAGATCGTCGATGTCCACGCCTATCTCGTTTACTGCCTGACCGGTAAGTGGAGCGACTCTGTTGCAGCCGCTGACTCGCTCGGACTGTTCGATATCGAGAAGCTCGACTATGACGAGTCACTCATGGAGATTGCGGGTGTTGACCGCGGTCAGATGGCTGACCTGTACCAGCCCGGTGAGGTCCTTGGCTACGTCAAGAAGGAAGTTCGCGACGCCTGGAACATCTCGAAGGAGATCCCGGTTATCGCAGGCCTCGGCGACGGTCAGGCTGCCGGCATTGGTGCCGCCGCCGTTGACCCCGAGGTTGCCTACCTCAACATGGGAACCGCCGTTAACGCGGGCGTGACCTCCCTCGACTACCAGTACGGCCAGGTGTTCCGCACCCTCGCCGGTGGTGTCCCCAACACCTACGTTCTCGAGATCCTTCAGTCCTCGGGAGCATTCCTTACCACGTGGTTCCGTCGTGTCTTCGGCAACCCGGCACTGCAGGGTGGCCCGGATCCGGAGCTTGAGGCGCTCGCGGCAGCACGTACCCCCGGCTCGGGTGGCCTTGTCACCCTGCCCTACTGGAACGCCGTACAGAGCCCCTACTGGGAGCCGATTGCCCGCGGCGGAATTGTCGGCTGGCGTGGAACGCACGGACCCGGCTCCATGTACCGCTCGCTTCTTGAAGCGATCTCGATGGAGATGGCTCGTTCGCTACGCGGCATGGAAGAAGCAACGGGAGTGAAGCTTCAGACGGTTCGTGCCATGGGTGGCGGTGTCCGCTCGAAGCTCTGGCGTCAGATCATGACCGATGCGATCGGCTTGCCGATCACCGCCTGCAAGGAAGACGAGATTTCCGCACTGGGTGCAGGTGTTGTCGCCATGGCCTCGACCGGCGTCTTTGGTGACACCGAGATCGCAACCGCAGCCAAGAACATGGCTCAGTTCACCGACTCGACCGAACCCAACGAGGAAAACCACAAGATCTACCAGGAGCTCGGTGCTATCCAGGGCCGTCTCTACTCTGATCTCAAGGAAACCAACGATCAGCTTCACGAGTTCGCGCGCCGCTACCCGGACGCCGAAGTATCAAACGAAGACGACTAG
- a CDS encoding 2-hydroxyacid dehydrogenase, whose amino-acid sequence MKILIASDGFLTDDVLTTAIQNELPDAELSRIASTWPTPAFGDVGDVREALGDEDALIEALQGNEVVISHTFPFTEKVIAASPDLKLITICRGGPVNVNIDAATKHGVMVSYAPGRNARATAEHSVAMLLAAARQIAQRHMEVVNGEWATDYYLFEKTGQEVGASTVGVIGYGAIGARVAAIMSAFGARVLVFDPFKEPGSDGTIEFVGLDQLLAESDFVTLHARVTDENRHMINADSLAKMKKGSILVNCARGPLVDYDAVCDSIDSGHLHAAAFDCLPEEPLPADHRLLRTPRITFTPHLAGASQEASRVAARIGSADIAAYARGELPTHLANPDVKRK is encoded by the coding sequence ATGAAAATACTCATCGCATCGGACGGATTCCTCACCGATGATGTCCTCACCACCGCTATCCAAAACGAGCTCCCGGATGCTGAGCTCTCCCGCATTGCCTCGACGTGGCCCACACCAGCATTTGGTGATGTTGGGGATGTGCGGGAGGCACTCGGTGACGAGGACGCCCTGATCGAAGCCCTCCAGGGCAACGAGGTTGTCATCTCCCACACCTTCCCGTTCACCGAGAAGGTTATTGCGGCAAGCCCCGACCTGAAGCTCATCACGATCTGTCGCGGCGGCCCCGTCAACGTCAATATCGACGCAGCCACCAAGCACGGTGTCATGGTCTCCTATGCGCCCGGACGCAATGCTCGGGCCACGGCTGAACACTCCGTTGCCATGCTGCTCGCCGCAGCCAGGCAGATCGCCCAGCGGCACATGGAAGTGGTGAACGGGGAGTGGGCAACCGATTACTACCTGTTCGAGAAAACCGGCCAGGAAGTCGGAGCCTCCACCGTTGGCGTCATCGGCTACGGAGCTATCGGAGCCCGCGTTGCGGCAATCATGTCCGCATTCGGCGCACGCGTCCTCGTCTTTGATCCGTTCAAGGAGCCCGGTAGCGACGGCACCATCGAGTTCGTTGGACTCGACCAGCTGCTCGCAGAGTCCGACTTCGTGACGCTCCACGCACGCGTCACCGACGAGAATCGGCACATGATTAACGCCGATAGCCTCGCGAAGATGAAGAAGGGTTCGATCCTCGTCAACTGCGCTCGCGGCCCTCTTGTCGACTACGACGCTGTTTGTGACTCCATTGACTCCGGTCATCTCCACGCCGCTGCGTTCGACTGCCTGCCCGAGGAGCCGCTACCGGCGGACCACCGCCTGCTACGCACCCCGCGCATTACCTTCACCCCTCACCTTGCGGGAGCCTCCCAGGAAGCCTCGCGCGTGGCTGCTCGTATCGGCTCCGCCGATATTGCTGCGTATGCGCGAGGGGAACTACCCACCCATCTCGCCAATCCCGACGTCAAGAGAAAGTGA